A stretch of Apodemus sylvaticus chromosome 18, mApoSyl1.1, whole genome shotgun sequence DNA encodes these proteins:
- the Helt gene encoding hairy and enhancer of split-related protein HELT isoform X1: MSDRLKERKRTPVSHKVIEKRRRDRINRCLNELGKTVPMALAKQSSGKLEKAEILEMTVQYLRALHSADFPRGREKAELLAEFANYFHYGYHECMKNLVHYLTTVERMETKDTKYARILAFLQSKACLGAEPPFPPLSLPEPDFSYQLHPAGPEFPGHSPGDATVFPQGASPGSFPWPPGAARSPALPYLSSATVPLPSPAQQHSPFLAQMQGLDRHYLNLISHGHPNALNLHTPQHPPVL; the protein is encoded by the exons atgtCTGACAGGCTCAAGGAACGCAAA AGAACCCCGGTTTCTCATAAAGTGAtagaaaagagaaggagggaccGAATTAACCGCTGCTTGAACGAGTTGGGCAAGACAGTCCCCATGGCCCTGGCGAAACAG AGTTCTGGGAAACTGGAGAAGGCGGAGATCCTGGAGATGACAGTTCAGTACCTCAGAGCTCTGCATTCCGCGGATTTTCCCCGGGGAAGGGAAAAAG CAGAGCTTTTAGCAGAGTTTGCCAACTACTTCCACTACGGTTACCACGAGTGCATGAAGAACCTGGTGCACTACCTCACCACTGTGGAGCGGATGGAGACCAAAGATACCAAGTACGCGCGCATCCTCGCCTTCTTGCAATCCAAAGCCTGCCTGGGTGCCGAGCCCCCCTTCCCGCCGCTCTCCCTCCCCGAGCCAGATTTCTCCTATCAGTTGCATCCAGCCGGCCCAGAGTTCCCGGGCCACAGCCCGGGCGACGCCACCGTGTTCCCGCAGGGGGCTAGCCCAGGGTCATTCCCTTGGCCTCCTGGAGCGGCCCGCAGCCCAGCACTGCCTTACTTGTCTAGCGCGACCGTACCTCTCCCCAGCCCGGCCCAGCAGCACAGCCCCTTCCTGGCGCAGATGCAGGGCCTGGACCGGCATTACCTCAATCTGATCAGCCATGGCCACCCCAACGCCCTCAACCTGCACACTCCCCAGCACCCTCCGGTGCTCTGA
- the Helt gene encoding hairy and enhancer of split-related protein HELT isoform X2, with amino-acid sequence MSDRLKERKRTPVSHKVIEKRRRDRINRCLNELGKTVPMALAKQSSGKLEKAEILEMTVQYLRALHSADFPRGREKELLAEFANYFHYGYHECMKNLVHYLTTVERMETKDTKYARILAFLQSKACLGAEPPFPPLSLPEPDFSYQLHPAGPEFPGHSPGDATVFPQGASPGSFPWPPGAARSPALPYLSSATVPLPSPAQQHSPFLAQMQGLDRHYLNLISHGHPNALNLHTPQHPPVL; translated from the exons atgtCTGACAGGCTCAAGGAACGCAAA AGAACCCCGGTTTCTCATAAAGTGAtagaaaagagaaggagggaccGAATTAACCGCTGCTTGAACGAGTTGGGCAAGACAGTCCCCATGGCCCTGGCGAAACAG AGTTCTGGGAAACTGGAGAAGGCGGAGATCCTGGAGATGACAGTTCAGTACCTCAGAGCTCTGCATTCCGCGGATTTTCCCCGGGGAAGGGAAAAAG AGCTTTTAGCAGAGTTTGCCAACTACTTCCACTACGGTTACCACGAGTGCATGAAGAACCTGGTGCACTACCTCACCACTGTGGAGCGGATGGAGACCAAAGATACCAAGTACGCGCGCATCCTCGCCTTCTTGCAATCCAAAGCCTGCCTGGGTGCCGAGCCCCCCTTCCCGCCGCTCTCCCTCCCCGAGCCAGATTTCTCCTATCAGTTGCATCCAGCCGGCCCAGAGTTCCCGGGCCACAGCCCGGGCGACGCCACCGTGTTCCCGCAGGGGGCTAGCCCAGGGTCATTCCCTTGGCCTCCTGGAGCGGCCCGCAGCCCAGCACTGCCTTACTTGTCTAGCGCGACCGTACCTCTCCCCAGCCCGGCCCAGCAGCACAGCCCCTTCCTGGCGCAGATGCAGGGCCTGGACCGGCATTACCTCAATCTGATCAGCCATGGCCACCCCAACGCCCTCAACCTGCACACTCCCCAGCACCCTCCGGTGCTCTGA